The Alteriqipengyuania halimionae genome contains a region encoding:
- a CDS encoding DNA polymerase III subunit delta': MLIGHQNAVSTWQSAMDGGKLHHAWLLAGPSGVGKATFAWKCAAQLVGADGPESPVAENHPDILELSRPPADDKEARNRDEGKPYKRKRNISVDQIRGLQRRLNTRPTLGACRAIIVDPADDLEASAANALLKSLEEPPAGNVFFLVTHRPGRLLPTIRSRCRTLRFEPLAEDQVRGIVASERPEADPGAIDRAVAGAFGSPGAAMTWLDEDMGKLDAAMRALIAEGDNGMERRGALAAAIGARPTPERIAAIFTLGRRLLTSRLRSAPPLQRQRIIDAHADLVSLAARAPTANFDPGLLAMEIGGLLASAALPREAA; the protein is encoded by the coding sequence ATGCTGATCGGCCACCAGAATGCGGTCTCGACGTGGCAATCCGCCATGGATGGCGGGAAACTGCATCATGCCTGGTTGCTCGCAGGCCCGTCAGGGGTCGGAAAAGCGACCTTCGCGTGGAAATGCGCTGCCCAACTGGTCGGTGCCGATGGACCGGAGAGCCCGGTTGCGGAAAACCATCCCGATATCCTCGAATTGAGCCGGCCCCCGGCCGACGACAAGGAAGCGCGCAATCGCGACGAAGGCAAGCCCTACAAGCGTAAGCGCAACATCTCGGTCGACCAGATCCGAGGCTTGCAGCGGCGTTTGAACACGCGTCCAACGCTCGGCGCGTGCCGCGCCATCATCGTCGATCCTGCCGACGATCTGGAGGCAAGCGCGGCCAACGCGCTGCTCAAAAGCCTGGAAGAACCGCCGGCAGGCAACGTGTTTTTCCTCGTGACCCACAGGCCGGGACGCCTTCTCCCGACGATACGCTCGCGTTGCCGAACATTGCGGTTCGAACCGCTGGCCGAAGACCAGGTTCGTGGCATCGTCGCCAGCGAGCGACCGGAAGCCGATCCTGGAGCGATTGACCGGGCCGTGGCCGGGGCGTTCGGATCGCCGGGTGCCGCGATGACGTGGCTCGACGAGGACATGGGCAAGCTCGATGCCGCGATGCGCGCGCTGATCGCCGAAGGTGACAACGGTATGGAGCGGCGCGGAGCACTCGCTGCCGCGATTGGCGCCCGCCCTACACCCGAACGTATCGCTGCAATCTTCACCCTGGGGCGTCGTCTGCTGACCTCGCGCCTTCGGTCGGCGCCCCCGCTGCAGCGCCAGCGCATCATCGATGCCCATGCGGACCTCGTCTCTCTGGCAGCCCGTGCGCCAACGGCCAATTTCGATCCCGGATTGCTGGCGATGGAGATTGGCGGCTTGCTGGCCTCCGCCGCGCTCCCTAGAGAGGCTGCCTAA
- the metG gene encoding methionine--tRNA ligase yields MSKPYYITTAISYPNGKPHIGHAYEAIAADVIARFQRMSGRKVRFQTGTDEHGLKVYQKARDVGREPRDLADEMTSHFIAMGEKLNISYDRFQRTVDPDHHSASQEIWRRMEANGDLYLDRYEGWYSVRDEAYYDESELGEGEGGEKLSPQGTPVEWTAEESWFFRLSNYADRLLALYADHPSFIAPERSRNEIIRFVEGGLKDLSVSRTSFDWGVKVPDSDGHVMYVWVDALTNYISGLGFPDETEEWRTFWPCDLHLIGKDITRFHAVYWPAFLMSAGIELPKQVFAHGFVLNRGRKESKSEGNVTDPLALADTYGVDPVRYFLMREIAFGQDGSYSDEAIVTRANAELANSFGNFAQRILSMVHKNMDGKLTAGYEVSDEDSKLEKTVANAIGELRTDFEALNFSEGLDAWMRAVFACNQYIDDQAPWALRKTDPERMQAVLMTCFRLVRPLALALRPVTPEAADKLLDQIGMGENRDFSALDEAGWFDALTGSDFTLEKPQGVFPRLELPSGKGEG; encoded by the coding sequence GTGAGCAAACCCTATTACATTACCACTGCCATCAGCTATCCCAATGGCAAGCCCCATATCGGCCACGCCTACGAAGCGATCGCCGCCGACGTCATTGCGCGCTTCCAGCGAATGTCCGGGCGCAAAGTGCGCTTTCAGACCGGCACCGACGAGCATGGGCTGAAAGTCTATCAGAAGGCCCGCGATGTGGGCCGCGAACCGCGCGATCTTGCCGACGAGATGACGTCGCACTTCATTGCGATGGGTGAAAAGCTCAACATCTCCTACGATCGCTTCCAGCGGACGGTCGATCCCGATCACCATAGTGCAAGCCAGGAGATCTGGCGGCGGATGGAAGCCAATGGCGATCTCTATCTCGATCGCTACGAAGGCTGGTACTCGGTTCGCGACGAAGCCTATTACGATGAGAGCGAGCTGGGCGAAGGGGAGGGCGGCGAAAAACTCTCTCCGCAGGGCACGCCGGTCGAATGGACGGCAGAGGAGAGTTGGTTCTTCCGCCTGTCGAATTATGCCGACAGACTGCTCGCATTATATGCGGATCATCCGTCTTTTATCGCTCCCGAACGCAGTCGGAACGAGATCATACGCTTTGTCGAAGGCGGCCTGAAGGATCTCTCGGTTTCGCGCACCAGTTTCGACTGGGGCGTGAAGGTACCCGATAGTGACGGGCACGTGATGTATGTCTGGGTCGATGCGCTCACCAATTACATCTCCGGCCTCGGTTTTCCCGACGAAACCGAAGAGTGGCGAACTTTCTGGCCCTGCGATCTTCATCTGATCGGCAAGGACATCACGCGCTTTCATGCGGTGTACTGGCCGGCTTTCCTCATGAGCGCCGGAATCGAACTGCCCAAGCAAGTGTTCGCCCATGGTTTCGTGCTCAATCGCGGGCGCAAGGAATCGAAATCCGAGGGGAATGTCACCGACCCCCTGGCGCTCGCCGATACCTACGGTGTCGATCCGGTCCGCTATTTCCTGATGCGCGAGATCGCTTTCGGGCAGGACGGTTCCTATTCCGACGAAGCCATCGTGACGCGCGCAAACGCCGAGCTTGCGAACAGCTTCGGCAACTTCGCCCAGCGCATTCTTTCCATGGTTCACAAGAACATGGATGGGAAACTTACGGCTGGATATGAAGTTTCCGACGAGGACTCCAAACTCGAGAAAACGGTCGCCAACGCGATCGGAGAACTGCGCACCGATTTCGAAGCGCTGAACTTCAGCGAAGGTCTCGACGCGTGGATGCGCGCCGTGTTTGCCTGCAACCAATATATCGATGATCAAGCACCATGGGCGCTGCGCAAAACCGATCCCGAGCGAATGCAGGCCGTGCTGATGACGTGCTTCCGCCTGGTCCGTCCGCTTGCGCTTGCGCTGCGGCCGGTGACGCCTGAAGCCGCTGACAAGCTGCTCGACCAGATCGGGATGGGCGAAAACCGTGATTTCTCCGCGCTCGACGAAGCCGGTTGGTTCGATGCTCTCACTGGATCGGACTTCACGCTCGAAAAGCCGCAAGGCGTGTTCCCCCGGCTCGAGCTGCCTTCAGGGAAGGGGGAGGGGTGA
- a CDS encoding TatD family hydrolase — MLVDSHCHLNYEGLVEDQDSVLDRARSAGIGKFLNISTRESEWDDIVATAERNEDVFASIGIHPHHADEHQHVDEDRLREAVDHPKVIGIGETGLDYYYEHSDREAQQRLFRRHITVCRETRLPLIIHTRDAEDDTLSILRDEMEKGDFPALIHCFTASDAFGEAVLDLGLTISISGIVTFKNAKELQATAAKVPEDRLLVETDSPFLAPVPHRGKTCEPAYVADTARFVAELRSTTPEQLAEVTTRNFFGLFTKAAA, encoded by the coding sequence ATGCTCGTCGATTCGCACTGCCATCTCAATTATGAAGGCCTGGTCGAGGATCAGGATTCCGTTCTCGACCGCGCGCGCAGTGCCGGGATCGGCAAGTTCCTGAACATCTCGACGCGCGAGAGCGAGTGGGACGATATCGTCGCCACGGCAGAGCGAAACGAGGATGTCTTCGCCAGCATCGGGATCCACCCGCATCACGCCGACGAACACCAGCACGTCGATGAGGACAGGCTGCGCGAAGCAGTCGATCATCCCAAGGTGATCGGAATCGGCGAAACCGGGCTCGATTACTACTACGAGCATTCCGATCGCGAAGCGCAGCAGCGCCTGTTTCGCCGGCACATTACCGTGTGCCGCGAAACGCGTCTGCCGCTGATCATCCATACCCGTGACGCAGAGGACGACACACTTTCGATCCTGCGCGACGAGATGGAGAAGGGCGATTTTCCCGCATTGATCCATTGCTTCACCGCGTCCGATGCGTTTGGCGAGGCGGTCCTCGATCTGGGCCTGACGATCTCGATTTCGGGCATCGTGACCTTCAAGAACGCGAAGGAATTGCAGGCCACTGCGGCCAAGGTTCCCGAGGATCGGCTGTTGGTGGAAACCGATTCGCCGTTTCTCGCTCCAGTCCCGCATCGCGGCAAGACCTGCGAGCCAGCCTATGTTGCCGACACCGCGCGGTTCGTGGCCGAACTGCGCAGCACCACACCCGAGCAACTTGCCGAGGTCACGACGCGGAATTTCTTCGGACTGTTCACGAAAGCGGCCGCATGA
- a CDS encoding MBL fold metallo-hydrolase, with translation MRLLMLGSGTSTGVPRIGKDWGECDPAEPKNRRTRVSIIVESDEGTRLLVDTSTDLRAQLLANEIDRIDAVFWTHDHADHCHGIDDLRVLRYGRSAAIPGFASTACAYRLRQRFGYVFAGQHGYPTIVELQTLDRARMHGGVAFRSVEMPHGPTQTTGFRFECDGKALVYATDFSEITNEMLRVFDGADVLVSDCLRRQPHPTHAHLDMAIELGERIDAHTVVLSHLDKSMDYATLDAETPDHVIVGYDGLELAA, from the coding sequence ATGAGGCTGCTGATGCTCGGATCGGGTACGTCCACCGGTGTCCCGCGCATCGGCAAGGACTGGGGCGAGTGCGATCCGGCCGAGCCGAAGAACCGGCGCACACGCGTTTCCATCATCGTGGAAAGCGACGAAGGCACGCGGTTGCTGGTCGACACTTCGACCGATCTGCGGGCGCAATTGCTCGCCAACGAGATCGACCGGATCGATGCCGTGTTCTGGACGCACGACCATGCCGATCACTGCCACGGAATCGATGACTTAAGGGTCCTGCGCTATGGCAGAAGCGCGGCAATTCCCGGCTTCGCTTCAACGGCTTGTGCCTATCGGTTGAGACAGCGCTTTGGCTATGTGTTCGCCGGGCAGCACGGTTATCCGACGATCGTGGAACTTCAGACGCTCGATCGCGCGCGGATGCATGGCGGCGTAGCGTTTCGCAGCGTCGAGATGCCGCATGGACCGACTCAAACCACCGGCTTCCGCTTCGAGTGCGATGGGAAGGCGTTGGTCTATGCTACGGATTTTTCCGAAATAACCAACGAGATGCTTCGCGTTTTCGATGGTGCCGATGTGTTGGTCAGCGATTGCCTCAGGCGCCAGCCACATCCGACGCATGCGCATCTCGACATGGCCATCGAACTCGGTGAACGGATCGATGCGCACACGGTCGTTTTGTCGCATCTGGACAAGAGCATGGATTATGCCACGCTGGATGCCGAAACGCCCGACCACGTGATCGTCGGCTACGACGGATTGGAGCTCGCCGCATGA
- the mazG gene encoding nucleoside triphosphate pyrophosphohydrolase, translating into MSSEQISRLLSIMARLRDPDSGCEWDLAQDFASIAPYTIEEAYEVSDAIERSDLHDLRGELGDLLLQVVFHARMAEEQGAFDFDDVARSISDKMEARHPHIFGDDTSGQPQERRWEELKARERAEAGAQSALDGIAQALPALMRAEKIQKRAARTGFDWPDTRGPADKLHEEIEELRAAQSPTHQAEEAGDLLFAAVNVVRAYGIDPEEALRRANAKFDRRFRAMESFAEADGKDFAELDLDAQEALWQSVKASER; encoded by the coding sequence ATGTCATCTGAGCAAATCTCCCGCCTTCTCTCGATCATGGCACGCCTCCGCGACCCGGATTCCGGCTGCGAATGGGATCTGGCGCAGGATTTCGCTTCGATCGCGCCGTACACGATCGAGGAAGCGTACGAAGTCTCCGATGCGATCGAGCGCTCGGATCTTCACGATCTGCGCGGTGAACTCGGAGATCTGCTGCTGCAGGTCGTATTCCATGCCCGCATGGCCGAAGAACAAGGCGCGTTCGATTTCGACGATGTCGCGCGGTCGATCTCCGACAAGATGGAAGCGCGCCATCCGCATATCTTCGGCGACGACACCTCCGGCCAACCGCAGGAACGCCGCTGGGAAGAATTGAAAGCCCGCGAACGCGCCGAGGCCGGCGCGCAAAGCGCGCTCGACGGGATCGCACAGGCGCTGCCGGCGCTGATGCGTGCCGAAAAAATCCAGAAACGCGCGGCACGCACGGGCTTCGACTGGCCCGATACACGAGGTCCGGCGGACAAGCTGCATGAAGAAATCGAAGAATTGCGCGCGGCGCAAAGCCCAACGCACCAGGCCGAAGAAGCTGGCGATTTGCTGTTTGCCGCAGTCAACGTCGTACGCGCCTACGGGATTGACCCTGAAGAGGCGTTGCGTCGCGCCAATGCCAAGTTCGATCGCCGGTTCCGCGCAATGGAAAGCTTCGCAGAAGCCGACGGCAAGGATTTCGCCGAGCTCGATCTCGATGCCCAGGAAGCCCTGTGGCAGAGCGTCAAAGCGTCAGAGCGTTGA
- the hflX gene encoding GTPase HflX, giving the protein MTRGARALIVHPDLPDKRHLDLEARLEEGRGLALAIGLVIAESYALPIREPKPATLFGSGQVERIATDCELHEAELVIIDGQLSAIQQRNLEETIKRKVIDRTGLILEIFGERAATAEGRLQVELAHLDYQQGRLVRSWTHLERQRGGFGFLGGPGETQIEADRRMIRQRMGRLRRELEQVRKTRGLHRERRERAPWPVVALVGYTNAGKSTLFNLLTGSDVMAEDLLFATLDPTMRAIRLPGVDKAILSDTVGFISDLPTQLVAAFRATLEEVTAADVIVHVRDIANPDTEEQRARVLDVLRDLDLLDEDHEPTGAPILEAWNKIDLLGDEDLEVARNRADARDDRVVLLSAGTGQGVDALLDAIDTLLTADAKVHEFTLDASEGQKIAWLHAHGEVLSQEEIAGEEPEYRLSVRLTSREYGRFSTL; this is encoded by the coding sequence GTGACACGCGGCGCTCGCGCGCTGATCGTGCACCCTGACCTGCCCGACAAGCGGCACCTCGACCTTGAGGCGCGGCTCGAGGAGGGCAGGGGGCTTGCGCTCGCCATCGGTCTGGTGATTGCGGAAAGCTACGCCCTGCCGATCCGTGAGCCCAAGCCGGCGACGCTGTTCGGTTCGGGGCAGGTTGAACGCATCGCCACCGATTGCGAACTGCACGAGGCCGAGCTGGTCATCATCGACGGGCAACTCTCGGCGATCCAGCAACGCAATCTCGAAGAGACGATCAAGCGAAAGGTCATCGACCGGACGGGACTCATTCTCGAGATTTTCGGCGAACGCGCGGCCACCGCCGAGGGGCGATTGCAGGTCGAGCTCGCGCATCTCGACTACCAGCAGGGCCGGCTCGTGCGCAGCTGGACCCACCTCGAACGCCAGCGAGGCGGCTTTGGCTTCCTCGGCGGCCCCGGTGAAACCCAGATCGAGGCTGACCGCCGGATGATCCGCCAGCGCATGGGGCGCCTGCGCCGAGAGCTGGAGCAGGTCCGCAAGACTCGCGGACTGCATCGCGAACGGCGTGAGCGCGCGCCTTGGCCGGTTGTCGCCCTGGTAGGCTACACGAACGCCGGAAAATCCACGCTATTCAATCTCTTGACCGGGTCTGACGTCATGGCGGAAGATTTGCTCTTCGCAACGCTCGACCCGACCATGCGAGCCATCCGCCTGCCGGGCGTCGACAAGGCGATCCTGTCGGACACGGTGGGCTTTATTTCCGACCTGCCGACGCAACTCGTCGCTGCTTTCCGCGCCACGCTGGAAGAGGTCACCGCGGCCGACGTCATCGTGCATGTGCGCGACATCGCGAACCCTGATACCGAAGAACAACGCGCGCGCGTGCTCGACGTGCTGCGCGATCTCGACCTGCTAGACGAAGACCATGAACCGACCGGTGCGCCGATACTCGAAGCGTGGAACAAGATCGATTTGCTAGGCGACGAAGACTTGGAAGTCGCACGCAATCGCGCCGATGCGCGCGACGATCGCGTCGTTCTTCTATCCGCCGGGACGGGGCAGGGCGTCGATGCGCTCCTCGATGCGATCGATACTTTGCTGACCGCCGATGCAAAGGTCCATGAATTCACGCTCGACGCGAGCGAGGGCCAGAAAATCGCATGGCTGCATGCCCATGGCGAGGTTCTGTCGCAGGAAGAGATTGCAGGGGAAGAGCCCGAATACAGGCTTTCGGTTCGCCTCACATCACGCGAGTACGGGCGGTTCTCAACGCTCTGA
- the hfq gene encoding RNA chaperone Hfq has product MAGDDISAQSKSANSGASLQDQFLNLVRKTKSPVTVFLVKGVKLQGIVTWFDNFSLLLRRDGQSQLVYKHAISTIMPSQPLDAGQFESRNAAKKQRLLQDVFLGRCRETESQVTMFLINGVMLQGRIAAYDPYCTLLEREGYVQLAYKHAISTIQPLGPLDLQDEGDED; this is encoded by the coding sequence ATGGCGGGCGACGATATTTCCGCGCAGTCGAAGAGCGCAAACAGCGGGGCGAGCTTGCAGGACCAATTCCTCAATCTCGTGCGCAAGACGAAATCACCTGTCACGGTGTTCCTGGTCAAGGGCGTCAAGCTCCAAGGCATCGTGACGTGGTTCGACAATTTCTCGCTGCTGCTGCGCCGCGACGGCCAGTCTCAGCTCGTCTACAAGCACGCTATTTCCACCATCATGCCGAGCCAACCGCTCGACGCGGGCCAGTTCGAATCGCGCAATGCCGCCAAGAAGCAGCGTCTGCTGCAGGACGTGTTCCTGGGCCGGTGCCGCGAGACCGAAAGCCAGGTCACGATGTTCCTGATCAACGGAGTGATGCTGCAGGGCCGGATCGCGGCTTACGATCCCTATTGCACCCTGCTTGAGCGCGAGGGTTATGTGCAGCTTGCCTACAAGCACGCGATCTCGACGATACAGCCGCTCGGTCCGCTCGATCTGCAAGATGAAGGCGACGAAGACTGA
- the ntrX gene encoding nitrogen assimilation response regulator NtrX produces the protein MSTSKPVEVLIVDDEKDIRELVAGVLSDEGYECRTAGDGEGALAAIDERRPSLVLLDVWLHGSSMDGLEVLDEIKAREPELPVVIFSGHGNIDTAVAAIGRGAMEFIEKPFEAERLIHLVERATETERLRRENAQLRQSFATAHEFTGNSAAINQVRATLKRVANTGSRLLITGPAGAGKEVAARLLHAWSPRANNAFVVVNSARITPEMFEQELFGEENDGQLVRAGLLETADGGTLFLDEVADMPLSTQARILRVLTDQSFMRVGGTRQIRVDVRVVSSSSRDLEQEIEDRNFREDLFYRLNVVPVEVPSLADRREDIPALVDHFFARYAADQGIQPPDISVEAMAALQAYDWPGNVRQLRNVIERTIILAPRDRLTEIDVDLLPSEVTDGKISGETGIGALMGAPLREARENFEREYLRVQISRFSGNISRTATFIGMERSALHRKMKLLGMAERKASERK, from the coding sequence ATGAGTACCAGCAAACCCGTCGAAGTCCTGATCGTCGATGACGAAAAGGATATCCGTGAACTGGTCGCAGGCGTCCTCAGCGATGAAGGCTACGAATGCCGCACTGCCGGGGATGGGGAGGGGGCGCTTGCCGCGATCGACGAGCGGCGGCCGAGCCTCGTGCTTCTCGACGTATGGCTCCACGGCAGCTCGATGGACGGGCTCGAAGTCCTCGATGAGATCAAGGCACGCGAACCCGAATTGCCGGTGGTCATCTTCTCCGGCCACGGCAATATCGACACCGCCGTGGCGGCGATCGGACGCGGAGCGATGGAATTCATCGAGAAGCCGTTCGAAGCTGAGCGGCTCATCCATCTGGTGGAAAGAGCGACCGAGACCGAGCGCCTGCGCAGGGAAAACGCCCAATTGCGGCAGAGCTTCGCTACCGCGCACGAGTTCACCGGCAATTCGGCAGCGATCAACCAGGTTCGCGCGACGCTCAAGCGCGTAGCCAATACCGGGAGCCGCCTGCTGATTACAGGGCCTGCCGGGGCGGGTAAGGAGGTCGCGGCGCGATTGCTCCATGCCTGGAGCCCGCGCGCGAACAACGCCTTCGTGGTCGTCAATTCGGCGCGGATCACGCCGGAGATGTTCGAACAGGAGCTGTTCGGCGAGGAGAACGACGGCCAGCTCGTGCGCGCCGGTCTGCTCGAAACTGCCGATGGCGGGACGCTGTTTCTTGACGAGGTGGCCGACATGCCGCTCTCGACACAGGCGCGTATTTTGCGGGTTCTGACCGACCAGTCCTTTATGCGGGTCGGCGGGACGCGCCAGATCCGGGTGGACGTGCGTGTCGTGTCGTCATCCTCGCGGGATCTCGAACAGGAGATCGAGGACCGCAATTTTCGCGAGGATCTGTTCTATCGCCTGAATGTCGTGCCGGTCGAAGTACCGTCGCTGGCCGATCGGCGGGAGGATATTCCCGCACTGGTCGATCATTTCTTCGCGCGCTACGCGGCCGACCAGGGCATTCAGCCGCCGGACATCAGCGTCGAGGCGATGGCCGCTCTGCAAGCCTATGATTGGCCTGGCAATGTTCGCCAGCTGCGCAATGTCATCGAACGCACGATCATCCTCGCGCCGCGCGACCGATTGACCGAGATCGATGTCGACCTTCTTCCTTCCGAAGTCACCGACGGGAAAATCAGCGGAGAAACCGGAATCGGCGCGTTGATGGGCGCGCCTTTGCGCGAGGCGCGCGAGAATTTCGAGCGCGAGTATCTGCGCGTCCAGATCAGCCGGTTTTCGGGCAACATCTCGCGCACCGCGACCTTCATCGGGATGGAACGGTCGGCGCTCCATCGCAAGATGAAGCTGCTCGGCATGGCCGAACGCAAGGCTTCCGAGCGCAAATAG
- a CDS encoding sensor histidine kinase: MASATLTRHKRLPLWLRRMMVSARRANAMVILEIVSVFGFLVMAAVTWSTMTGSAAQGDLLPSRVTTFLLVGTLVPALAILVLLGRRIALSRAQENQVGTGKMHVRLVLIFSMIAAIPTLFVVAFASVLFQFGTDFWFSEQSRGLLTNANSLAEGYYEQNQKDVARQTEAMAEQLREYLAENSTVSPDFGDGYRNQMLNRGLSQSSIIQTTPDGQLVIVAFPDNNPIGKEIPAEALASIANGEPSVVASDATGIEAIAAIDRELGVYLYTTRSSELLEFSQGERAQDIVQDYAILTRQARILQLRSMGALFILALILVAVAIAFALRYADRQVKPLYELVDAARRVGAGNYSLRVEGRTGADEVGLLNRAFNRMTDQIERQTAALVGANEQLHDRGIFIETVLESVTAGVISLDEEGKVQLMNSSAQALLGQPEIPVGRPIRDIAPELADLDETRSGQIVQYQQDNELLTFAVKATRGEDSHVITFEDITRQVLDQRQAAWSDVARRIAHEIKNPLTPIQLATERLKRRYRRQIEQDGELFDELTSTIVRQVGELRTMVDAFSSFARLPKPSFRREDALDLVRQALFLQEVAHPEIDFAVEVEGEIGDIQCDRHQFGQAMTNVMKNAGEAVEAKAKNAEPDYRGRITVNLVGEDDLVKIVIADNGIGLPKEREKIVEPYVTTRERGTGLGLAIVNKIVEEHGGAMSFGTMEEGGTRVTLTFACDPRIQASANSTKEAAE, encoded by the coding sequence ATGGCGAGCGCTACACTTACACGCCACAAACGGTTGCCGCTCTGGCTGCGGCGCATGATGGTGTCCGCTCGCCGCGCGAATGCGATGGTGATCCTCGAGATCGTATCGGTTTTCGGCTTTCTGGTCATGGCTGCCGTCACTTGGTCGACCATGACCGGTTCCGCCGCCCAAGGCGACTTGCTTCCTTCGCGCGTTACGACCTTCCTTCTGGTTGGCACGCTGGTCCCAGCGCTCGCGATCCTTGTTCTCCTTGGCCGCCGAATTGCGTTGAGCCGGGCGCAGGAAAACCAGGTTGGCACGGGCAAGATGCACGTCCGGCTTGTCCTGATTTTCTCGATGATCGCCGCTATCCCGACATTGTTCGTGGTCGCGTTCGCCTCGGTTCTCTTCCAGTTCGGCACCGATTTCTGGTTTTCCGAGCAATCCCGGGGCCTGCTGACCAATGCCAACAGCCTGGCCGAGGGATATTACGAGCAGAACCAGAAGGACGTTGCGCGTCAGACCGAGGCAATGGCCGAACAGCTGCGGGAATATCTGGCGGAGAATTCGACCGTCAGCCCGGATTTTGGCGATGGCTACCGGAACCAGATGCTCAATCGGGGCCTCAGCCAGTCGTCGATCATACAGACGACCCCCGATGGCCAGCTCGTCATCGTCGCCTTCCCGGATAACAACCCGATCGGGAAGGAAATCCCGGCCGAAGCGCTCGCCAGCATCGCGAACGGCGAACCATCGGTGGTGGCGAGCGATGCGACCGGAATAGAGGCCATCGCGGCTATCGACCGCGAACTCGGCGTCTATCTCTACACGACCCGCAGCTCTGAACTGCTCGAATTTAGCCAGGGCGAGCGCGCGCAGGATATCGTGCAGGATTACGCGATCCTCACGCGCCAAGCGAGAATCCTGCAATTGCGCAGCATGGGCGCGCTGTTCATTCTCGCGCTGATCCTCGTGGCCGTCGCGATCGCTTTCGCACTGCGCTATGCCGACCGTCAGGTGAAGCCGCTTTACGAACTGGTCGATGCCGCACGGCGGGTCGGAGCGGGAAACTACTCGCTACGCGTCGAAGGCCGTACGGGTGCGGACGAAGTCGGTCTCCTCAACCGTGCCTTCAACCGCATGACCGACCAGATCGAGCGGCAGACAGCGGCCCTTGTTGGGGCAAACGAACAATTGCACGATCGCGGCATCTTCATCGAAACGGTGCTTGAATCGGTCACTGCAGGCGTCATTTCGCTCGATGAGGAAGGCAAGGTCCAGCTGATGAACTCGTCGGCGCAGGCCCTGCTGGGGCAGCCGGAAATTCCGGTGGGTCGCCCGATCCGCGACATTGCACCCGAGCTTGCCGATCTCGACGAAACGCGCAGCGGCCAGATCGTGCAATACCAGCAAGACAACGAACTGCTCACCTTCGCGGTCAAGGCGACACGCGGCGAGGACAGTCACGTAATCACGTTCGAGGATATCACGCGCCAGGTTCTCGACCAGCGGCAGGCGGCATGGTCGGATGTGGCGCGCCGGATCGCGCACGAGATCAAGAACCCTCTCACGCCGATCCAACTCGCGACCGAGCGGCTCAAACGTCGCTATCGGCGCCAGATCGAGCAGGATGGCGAACTGTTCGACGAGCTAACCTCGACCATCGTGCGCCAGGTCGGCGAACTGCGAACCATGGTCGATGCGTTCAGCTCGTTCGCCCGGCTGCCCAAGCCCTCCTTCCGCCGCGAGGATGCTCTGGATCTGGTCCGTCAGGCACTCTTCCTTCAGGAAGTCGCGCATCCGGAGATCGATTTCGCCGTCGAAGTCGAGGGAGAGATCGGCGACATCCAGTGCGACCGCCATCAGTTCGGTCAGGCGATGACCAACGTCATGAAAAACGCCGGCGAGGCAGTCGAGGCCAAGGCGAAGAACGCCGAGCCCGATTATCGCGGACGGATCACGGTCAACCTCGTGGGCGAGGACGATCTCGTCAAAATCGTCATTGCGGATAATGGCATCGGACTCCCGAAGGAGCGCGAGAAGATCGTAGAGCCCTATGTTACCACGCGAGAGCGCGGCACCGGGCTCGGGCTCGCCATCGTCAACAAGATCGTCGAGGAGCATGGCGGTGCCATGAGCTTCGGAACCATGGAGGAAGGCGGCACGCGCGTCACGTTGACCTTCGCCTGCGATCCCCGCATCCAAGCCAGCGCCAACAGCACGAAAGAGGCTGCCGAATGA